A single genomic interval of Selenomonadales bacterium harbors:
- a CDS encoding nucleotidyltransferase domain-containing protein, translating to MIQLKEWIPCFVKTVQNVFGERIYFVGLQGSYGRGEANEKSDIDIVMILDELKADDIRTYNDMLDGLSNRNLICGFLAGKQELLRWEPSELFQLYFDTTPLIGTLDKLTKLFSAEDIARAVRIGAGNIYHGLVHNML from the coding sequence ATGATACAGTTAAAAGAATGGATACCTTGCTTCGTGAAAACGGTACAGAATGTGTTTGGTGAGAGGATATATTTCGTCGGATTGCAAGGAAGTTACGGTAGAGGAGAAGCAAATGAAAAAAGTGATATCGATATTGTTATGATACTGGATGAACTCAAAGCAGATGATATCCGTACATACAATGATATGCTTGACGGCCTTTCTAATAGGAACTTGATATGTGGTTTTCTTGCGGGAAAACAAGAACTCTTGCGTTGGGAGCCGTCGGAATTATTTCAGCTTTATTTTGATACGACACCGCTTATCGGGACGCTTGATAAGCTGACAAAACTTTTTTCGGCTGAAGATATTGCGCGCGCTGTCAGAATCGGTGCGGGAAATATCTATCACGGTCTGGTGCATAATATGTTGT